GCGAAACCTCGATCTGGATGCGGAACTCGCAGAGGAGTACAGCGATGAGGGCGACTACCTAGGTACGTATCGCGCCTGACGCAGACGACCTCAGTCCGGAGGACCAGGAGGCGATGGAGCAGTCGCTCCACGACCTGCAGGACGAACTGGGAGGGGCCAACCCTTTCTCGGAGCGCCAGATGCGCGAGGCACTCTACGAGACGTACTTTGACGTGTCCGAGGCCATTGCGTTTCTCgtgcaggagcgcgagcgcgaggaggcgctcgcgaagAAGAAGGCAGGTAcgtgcgccgaggcgggcaGAGAGGGGGGGAGGTTGGGCGTGCGTGGGCGCGGAAGAGGGAGAGGGAGAGGGAGAGGAGGAGTAAGCAGGGTTGGAGACAGAGCATGCGAGGGAGGGAGTGCAACCGAGGGGGCACACGGCGGCCACGATGGCTCGGGGCCGGTGCAAGAGCCAGCCGGCGCTTTTGCCCCCTCGACGCTGGCCtctgctcctgctcctgctcctgctcctgctcctgctcctgctcctgctcctgctcctgctgcTCCTACTTCTGCAGCACCGACACCCTCGGCGCCTTTAACGGCGTCCCAACCAAAACTCTCGAAACTGCAGCAAAAGATGCAAGCGGCACGGCTCAAGGGCAAGCCGGCCAAGACGACCGGGACGGGAgcccaggcgccggcggctgcgACGCAAAGCACGCAAAGCACGCCTACGCCCAGCCGGCCCAGCACCCCGTCGTCcccggcgcccgccgccgctgccgccccgCCTGTCGCCACGGTGCCGTCCGGCGAATCGATCGCGAGGCTCTTCCCTGCACCCGCTCCTGCACACGGCGCCCCGTCGCCGTTTGTCCAGCTGCTGGAGCGCCCTGTATCGAAGTCCGCGCATcccttgccgagcgtgagcgTGTCCGAAGACGAGATGCAGAATCTCCGCCAAGTCTTCTCGACGCTCAGCCCCGACGACATCGtgctgcaggcgcggcgcggcacgcgtcTTGCGCAGTGATGCCCCCGTGTTCAGGACTTATACAGAAAAAGAAAAGAACCGGCAGCAAGCCCAGGCCAAGAAACCCGCGCCCGGCccggtgcagcagctgcgtggCTCGATCCAAAAGATGGACCTCGGCGGGCCAAGTCCGGCGGGCTCGGCTAGCAGCACACGCGCCCactcgcctgcgccgaagCTCGCCAtgccgcgcgagcaggcgctgagcgagtacaaggcgcgccaggcgcaaGGCCTGCGTGAAATCGGCCTGGTCGTCGTGGGCCACGTCGACTCGGGCAAGTCGACGCTCATGGGGCGCATgctccacgagctcggcgagctctcGGACCGCGCGCACGAGAAGAATGTGCGGGGCAGCGCCAAGATGGGCAAGGGCTCGTTTGCCTACGCCTGGGCGCTCGACTCGTCGGAAGAGGAgcgggcgcgcggcgtgacgatcgacgtcgcgcaggatACCTTCCGCACGCCCAGCACGCTCTTTCACCTTCTCGATGCGCCGGGGCACTCGGACTTTGTGCCGAACATGAtcagcggcgcagcgcaggccGACGTGGCGATCCTCGTCATCGACGCGATCCTCGGCGCGTTCGAAGCGGGCTTTGGGCCCCGCGGCCagacgcgcgagcacgcAACGCTCCTGCGCTCGCTGGGTGTGCAGCAACTCGTCGTGGTAATCAACAAGCTGGACGCAGCCGACTATGACCAGGAACGCTACACGCTGATCCAGACGACCCTCGAGCCGTTCCTCACGCAGAGCGGCTTTgacctcggcaaggtcCAGTTtgtgccgtgcgcggccgcggctggGTGGAacattgccgagcgcaccggcgaTCATGCGCCGTGGTACTCGGGCAAGACCCTcgcacaggcgctcgacgcactcgAGCCGCCCCAGCGCACGATCGACGCGCCACTGCGCATGCCGGTCGCCAACGTGTTCCGCAACCAGGCCGCGGGCTCCTCGggactcggcgtcgcggggcGCATCGTCTCGGGATTCGTCCAGGTCGGCGAAGTCCTCGCGGCACTCCCGGGCGACGAGTCGGGGATGGTGCGTGCGATCGAGTGCGACAACGAGCCGGTGATGTGGGCCGCAGCAGGGACCAACGCCACGCTCTACCTCTCCCAGCTCGAACAGAACCAGGTGAACGTCGGCAGCGTGCTCTGCCCGCCGGGCCAGCTCGTGCCGCTCTGTAgcgaggtgctcgtgcagctgctcgtctTCCAGCCGACCTACCCGCTGGTCAagggcacggcgctcgaagTGTTCCACCACAGCGCCGACATCCCGGGCGAGCTCgtggagctcgtcgcgatcctcgacaaggcctcgggcgacgtcgtgcgccaAAGGCCCCGCGTACTGCCCCACCATGCGACCGCCACCGCGCGCATCAGCTTGGGGGGTGGAAAGGGATTCCCGATCGAGACCTTCCGTGCGAACAAGGAGatggcgcgcctgctcttTCGCATGCACGGCGAGACGGTCGCCGCGGGCAtcgtcctcgaggcgcactAGCACGTGCGGCTCTGCGGTCGACCAGCGACATCGACATAGGCCGCGCCTGGAATATTCCTCGGGGAATTTTCCCATACGGACCCCATGGATAGACTATCTAGCGCATGCACATGTCGATATGAATTTATGGCACACGGAAAATACCGGGGATTGGCTAGGACGACAATGCTGGACGATGCAGTGGTGCATCAACACTCGCGTCTCTTGGTCGTTTTCCTTTCATCTTCAGCATCTTGGCCAGCCTGCGGTGGCATCATCACTGCCTCCACACGAGAATACAGCATGCAGGCCGTTGGCGTACATGGGTAGGGATGAACACGTTGCTTATCCCTCCGGAGAGGTGTTTCACATTGGGCGCCTCTTCTTTCCAAGCCTGATCGCGTCTTGTGTGTCACATCAAGTACGCATTGACAGGTTTGCTGTCCATTTGAAAAATAGAAAAGCGTAGCCCCCACAACTCTCCTTCCCTCCCATCCCTTACTATCATGCCCGCCCAAATTCCCACCGAGAAACCCAGCATGGAACAGCGCATTGAAGCTGAAAATCTTGCTGAATCCATAATCGACGCTGAAACAAGGCAAGAGTTGGAAAAGTGGCTTCCTCCTTTGAGGGACGATGCGGGTCTAAATGCTTGGATAACCCGGGTATCCGAATCTGAGAATGGTGGTGAATTTGTGGACAGTGTCGAGGTCACCATGAGCCTCCCATTCAATCCTGAAGACCGTATCTTGCACCCAGGACCCAGTACGGCATTCAGGCATGCAATCGGCAAGATAGTGGATCGTATCATTCAAATTAGGGACGAAAAAGAAGAAAACCCTCTTGAATTCCTTGCTAACAACAAGACGGATCCGAGTCGCGTCCCTGCTCCGCATGACAGCACGGATGCGACTCCAAGCGAATCGATAAAGCAGGACAAGCCCTAAGCACGGCCCAGATAGGGCAATGGATGGGCACCAGCCGTGGTGTCAACCTATTGACTAGCAAGACCATCGGTCTCCTGAATAGCGTGTATAGATTATCAAGTCCCCCATATCCAAGGGTGCGTCATCACTCGTGAACAAGACGTTACAGAGGCTTTACCCCTGTGCGCTTGCTAGTCTGGTTTGTGATTAAGAATGCCAGGGCACTACCACACCAGGAGCAAGGCCCACTATGTACTACGTCCGGCAAGCACATGCGTGTACAGTCTTTGCGGTTCCTTCTAAAGTGGAGGATTGTTCCCATATTGAGGAAAAAGTGCCAATTTACTTGGACACGAGACTCACTACGTCGTACAGTCCGATCGCAGTGGCAAGGCCGGCACACACCGTGCGCAGCAAATGCACTTTGCCCcaggtgcgcagcgtcttgagcacctcgtcgtcgctgagGACGCCGCCTTTGAGGTACGACCTCAGCTTGTTCACATAGGGGACGACAAAGGCGACCGTCACGGGCACGAGGGAAAACATCGAGACGGCCGCAGCCGTAGGAAGCGTCTTGTCGCATTGGGTATAGTGGGCAGCAACCCCAAAGGTGACCGACGACAGCAAACCGAAGGGCACCCAACGCTGGTCCACGAGGGTGTTGAGGTCATTCCATAGTTCAACGCGTTGACGAGTAGTAATGTCCTTGTGGCGAAGAAGCATCGGGAGCGTGACGGTAGGAATCGACAGTACCATGCCAAAaaaggcgccgctgccAAAGATGCCAACACCCCGCAGCGCAAAGTCCAGGTACGCCATGGGAACGAATCCGTGCGTGGGAAAGTTGCGGGGAAAGTGTGGAGGGAACGCACTTTTCCGCTTGCCAGGGTGCCCCGCGGACGCTGGCTCTCGGCCGCGGACGAGAACCGAGGCAGAGTGGTGGCTACACCCTCAACGTGTCAGTCCAGTGGAGGTGTCCCTGCTGCGGATGGGCGCGGGAGCAGGCCGTGTGTGTGGCTCAGCGTTTGGAATGTCGAGGCAATCACCGGTTGGTAGAGTGGTGTACATTAGATCTATTTACTTGGAAAGAAGTGCCACCAGGTCGTACAGGCCGATCGCAGCGGCAAGGCCGGCACAGATCGTGCGCAGCCAGTGCACGTCGCCCCagacgcgcagcgtcttgagcgcctcgtcgtcacTGGGAAAGTCGCCCTTGAGGAACGACTTGAGCTTGTTCACGTACGGGAAGACGAAGATGAGCGTCGTGGGCATGATGGAGGCCATGGAAATTGCCGCAGCCACTGGAAGCGACTTGTCTGACTTTGTTGTGTAGGCAGCAACGCCGAAAGCGACGGCCGAAAGCATACCGAACGGCACCCAGCGCTGCGTCACGAGCGTGTACAGGTCGCTCCacagctcgacgcgctgccgagcagtAATGTCCTTGTGGCGGAAGAGCATGGGAAGAGTCACGGTCGAGATCGACAGCGCCATACCGAAaaaggcgccgctgccAAAGATACCGACACCGCGCAGAGCAAAGTCGAGGTAGGCCATTGCGAAGGAGAATCCGTGCGTCGGTTCGTCCCTGTGGAGGGTGCTGCTTTTATGCCCAATGCCCCCCGCGGCGGAGTTAGGTGGAGGTTTCTCGGCCGCGGACGAGAGCAGCGGGCAGACGCGTTTCCGCGGAAAAGCCCCAGGGTAGCGCTGTTTCCACGGAGCGATTCGCCGCGGCTCTGCTACCTCGCTTGTTTCGCACACAAATTACACATGATGCATGTTCGTCCTTGCTTGGCTATGTAGTACCACTCATCTTGATAGTCTCATTTCTGTGGGGTTATCTGTGAGACGTCAAGAGGTTCAGGGTTGTATATAATTACATGATCAGAGCACCAACCACAGCAGCCAGGGGCCCAATCACGGGCACaacgagcgacgcggcactGTTCGAGCCTTGGCCCGAGAAGTTGGTCGACTCGTCCGTAGCATCCGAGGCCGTATCGTTAGTCGAGTccgagctcgtgctccTCGCAGAGTgcgacgaagaggacgacgacgaagcggcgctcgagctgctcttGGAGCTCGCGGCCTTTTGGCCGGGGTGGCCGAAGCCGCCCTTCTCCTGGTCGATCGGGACAGGCTTGAACGATGCAGAGTCGTCGGCCTTGATCTTGTTGCCGCTCGGCAGACCCTGGTAGTTCATGTTGCCCGAGGTGTACTCGTCAAAGGTGGGGTAGGTAATGTCCTCGGGGTACGGGTTCTGCACACCAGTGCACACCGAAACGGGGGCGACGTGCTTGTAGGCCTTCTTCATCTCGGGGTACATCTTGATGAACTCGTTAATCGTGTGCGAGGAGATCTCGTGGGTCAGGACGACGGGCGACTCCTTGTCCGCCTTGTTAAAGATCTTGCGGTAGTTGCTGTCGACCTTGTCCTCCGTGAGCTCACCCGCGGGCTGGATGTTCCAGTCGTCCGTGTCCTCCTTCCACATGATCGTGCGGTAGCCAAGAGCCGAGGCAATGTAGCGGACACGGTCATCGACGTCACCTTGCGGGGGGCGCCAGCAGCGGGGGGTCACGCCCATGACCTTCTTGATGACCTTGCCAGAGTAGTAGAGCTCAGCAAACACCTGCTCGTTCGAGAGCGTGGTCATCAGACGGTGCGACCACGAGTGGTGGCAGACGTCGTGGCCATCGACAATCGCGCGCTGGGCCTGGTAGGGGTACTGGAGAACGTTCGAGCCGATGTAGAACATCGTCGCACGGAGCTTCTGCTCCTGGAGGAAGTTGTACAGCTTGTTGTGGGCACAGAAAGGACCGTCGTCAAAGGTGAGGCCCCAGGTGCTGTCCTCCTTGCACTGAGTCACATCCTGGATGATGTTGTCGTGCTTGGGCTTGTTGCAGCCGCTCATCGACCACCAGCAGTCGGGGTCCGACTCGGGGTAGCTGGGCTTGTCCTCGGCAAAGCCGCGGTGGTCCTTGGTGCCCTTGCGGACATCGGCCTTGGGGATCTTGTCTTTGATCTCGTTGTACAGCGCGTGTGCATCCTTGTCACCGTCGAGGATGCCGGCAATGTGGTCCGGCTTGGGGAACTCGTTCTGGTTGATCATCTTGGTCACCGTGTCGTCGCCGTACGACTGGCATTCCTGGTGGGCATTGGTCAACTTGGCGAACGAGGCAGCGTTGGTGGGCGTGTCGCGACGCtgatgcgcgacgtggtggtggccgaggtgcacgCGGCCGATCGTGGCCGAGGCACCGGCAATGAATAGACAAATGGTCAGTTTCTGGACCAGCATGATGGGGGGGGGGTGGGGGCTAGAAACTTCACGAGTGTCCTTCGTTATGTTTTATTTACATCCGACGCGGTAGATACACGCGCAGAAGCCTGTACGCGTATGCATGTTGGATGGTGGTGTATGCCAAGGATTCGGGGTTATTTTAATTGTATCACGATTTGCGTAATTTCATTGGACCGGTGGATGTTGTATGCGGCCAATGCAGCACCTGCCGCCTGGTATATGCACCTCATTCCCAGAATGCCGATGAATTTGCACGAGACACTGCAGGGGATAGGGCTTGGCACAGCGAGAGGGTTCTCATGCCAGCAAGACCTGATCGATTCTCCCGTATGCGTGGGAGCATGGGCCTGCCGATGCTTGCATGGCCGCCGGCCCCTTGCGTTAATTTGTCACCCTCGCGATCACTGATGTCGTACCCGTCGGAAGGCAAAGACGGGTGCAGTGAGAATGATCAATAGTCATGGGGCCGACAGGAGAATGGTACAGCGTCTACGCTATGTACGTGTAGATAAGGCACAGAGCACCCACAGTACCTCACTAGGAAGGTCCACGAGCTGCCGTTTAGTCAGCCGAGGAACAATGGCCGGCCTAGGTCAGAGTCCCAAAATTAGACCAATTTCGACAATTCGGCCACGCCATAATAGAACACGTGCGGTTTCTTGGCAAGACTTCGGGAGTGGGTTGGCATAGCAAAATCCACGTCTAGTAGGGCGTATGACCATTCAAAAAAGAAGAGAAAACTTATGTACAGCTTTGTTAAAACTGCGACAAGACTGCGATCTTTAACAACAAAAAAGAATTTAATGGTTGCCAACTTGAGCTGGGCATCCACCCGGGTTAGGTCCCAGGGCCGTGTGGTAGTAGACCCCTTTATGATCGTACAATGAACAGTTTCCGGATTTTATGGTGTTTGCACCAAACACATTTTCCTGCCCAGGATAATACTTCCAGCTTGTCGAGTTCGCAGAATTAATCCAGACCTGGCCAGAGGGATGCTGGTACCCTTGCTTATGCATGGGAGAATGAGGCACACAATCACGTCCATTTACAGTATAGTAAAATTTCGCGGGGAGCATAGAGTCAATAGCTTTGGCAAAGGTAGGGTTTCCTGTGCGAGGCAGCCCAAAAGAAAAGGCTTTGAACACGCCGCGATCAAGTGCATGGGTATagtgcgctgcagc
This region of Malassezia japonica chromosome 8, complete sequence genomic DNA includes:
- a CDS encoding uncharacterized protein (EggNog:ENOG503NVR8; COG:J), with protein sequence MSRHRAVRNLDLDAELAEEYSDEGDYLDDLSPEDQEAMEQSLHDLQDELGGANPFSERQMREALYETYFDVSEAIAFLVQEREREEALAKKKAACEGGSATEGAHGGHDGSGPVQEPAGAFAPSTLASAPAPAPAPAPAPAPAPAPAAPTSAAPTPSAPLTASQPKLSKLQQKMQAARLKGKPAKTTGTGAQAPAAATQSTQSTPTPSRPSTPSSPAPAAAAAPPVATVPSGESIARLFPAPAPAHGAPSPFVQLLERPVSKSAHPLPSVSVSEDEMQNLRQVFSTLSPDDIVLQARRGTQKEKNRQQAQAKKPAPGPVQQLRGSIQKMDLGGPSPAGSASSTRAHSPAPKLAMPREQALSEYKARQAQGLREIGLVVVGHVDSGKSTLMGRMLHELGELSDRAHEKNVRGSAKMGKGSFAYAWALDSSEEERARGVTIDVAQDTFRTPSTLFHLLDAPGHSDFVPNMISGAAQADVAILVIDAILGAFEAGFGPRGQTREHATLLRSLGVQQLVVVINKLDAADYDQERYTLIQTTLEPFLTQSGFDLGKVQFVPCAAAAGWNIAERTGDHAPWYSGKTLAQALDALEPPQRTIDAPLRMPVANVFRNQAAGSSGLGVAGRIVSGFVQVGEVLAALPGDESGMVRAIECDNEPVMWAAAGTNATLYLSQLEQNQVNVGSVLCPPGQLVPLCSEVLVQLLVFQPTYPLVKGTALEVFHHSADIPGELVELVAILDKASGDVVRQRPRVLPHHATATARISLGGGKGFPIETFRANKEMARLLFRMHGETVAAGIVLEAH
- a CDS encoding uncharacterized protein (TransMembrane:4 (o12-35i60-78o84-107i136-157o)); its protein translation is MAYLDFALRGVGIFGSGAFFGMVLSIPTVTLPMLLRHKDITTRQRVELWNDLNTLVDQRWVPFGLLSSVTFGVAAHYTQCDKTLPTAAAVSMFSLVPVTVAFVVPYVNKLRSYLKGGVLSDDEVLKTLRTWGKVHLLRTVCAGLATAIGLYDVVSLVSK
- a CDS encoding uncharacterized protein (TransMembrane:4 (o12-35i60-78o84-107i136-157o)), which encodes MAYLDFALRGVGIFGSGAFFGMALSISTVTLPMLFRHKDITARQRVELWSDLYTLVTQRWVPFGMLSAVAFGVAAYTTKSDKSLPVAAAISMASIMPTTLIFVFPYVNKLKSFLKGDFPSDDEALKTLRVWGDVHWLRTICAGLAAAIGLYDLVALLSK
- a CDS encoding uncharacterized protein (EggNog:ENOG503NY8A; TransMembrane:1 (n6-13c17/18o454-473i); COG:S; SECRETED:SignalP(1-17)), with the translated sequence MLVQKLTICLFIAGASATIGRVHLGHHHVAHQRRDTPTNAASFAKLTNAHQECQSYGDDTVTKMINQNEFPKPDHIAGILDGDKDAHALYNEIKDKIPKADVRKGTKDHRGFAEDKPSYPESDPDCWWSMSGCNKPKHDNIIQDVTQCKEDSTWGLTFDDGPFCAHNKLYNFLQEQKLRATMFYIGSNVLQYPYQAQRAIVDGHDVCHHSWSHRLMTTLSNEQVFAELYYSGKVIKKVMGVTPRCWRPPQGDVDDRVRYIASALGYRTIMWKEDTDDWNIQPAGELTEDKVDSNYRKIFNKADKESPVVLTHEISSHTINEFIKMYPEMKKAYKHVAPVSVCTGVQNPYPEDITYPTFDEYTSGNMNYQGLPSGNKIKADDSASFKPVPIDQEKGGFGHPGQKAASSKSSSSAASSSSSSSHSARSTSSDSTNDTASDATDESTNFSGQGSNSAASLVVPVIGPLAAVVGALIM